The following are from one region of the Nocardioides marmotae genome:
- a CDS encoding ABC transporter permease, whose protein sequence is MTVLVGAFSGEGGGFTLDRIKALGEETPLRALRESVLLSLISAAIGAVLGAVLAQLVLSAPPTSITRRVVTSLCGVLAQFGGVTLAFAWLATLGFSGLLTDLLARTIGTSEAGFPWLYELPGLVLVYTYFQIPLMVIVFLPALEGLRPQWREAAVNLGATPWQYWTRVAIPLLRPAFLGSALLLFANAFAAYATAAALISQGSPITPLLIRSALTSEIVLGQQDFGFALALEMVVVVAIVMALYAWLLRRTSRWLR, encoded by the coding sequence GTGACCGTGCTCGTCGGCGCCTTCTCCGGCGAGGGCGGCGGCTTCACGCTGGACCGGATCAAGGCGCTCGGCGAGGAGACGCCGCTGCGCGCGCTGCGCGAGAGCGTCCTGCTGTCGCTGATCTCCGCGGCGATCGGCGCCGTCCTCGGTGCGGTGCTCGCCCAGCTGGTGCTCAGCGCCCCGCCGACCAGCATCACGCGCCGCGTGGTCACCTCGCTGTGCGGCGTGCTCGCGCAGTTCGGCGGCGTCACCCTGGCCTTCGCCTGGCTGGCGACCCTGGGCTTCAGCGGCCTGCTGACCGACCTGCTCGCCCGCACCATCGGCACCTCCGAGGCCGGCTTCCCGTGGCTCTATGAGCTCCCGGGGCTGGTGCTGGTCTACACCTACTTCCAGATCCCGCTCATGGTGATCGTCTTCCTCCCCGCCCTCGAGGGGCTGCGCCCGCAGTGGCGCGAGGCTGCGGTCAACCTCGGCGCCACCCCGTGGCAGTACTGGACGCGCGTGGCGATCCCGCTGCTGCGTCCGGCGTTCCTCGGCTCGGCGCTGCTGCTCTTCGCCAACGCCTTCGCCGCCTACGCCACCGCCGCCGCGCTGATCAGCCAGGGCTCGCCGATCACTCCGCTGCTGATCCGCTCGGCGCTGACCTCGGAGATCGTCCTGGGCCAGCAGGACTTCGGCTTCGCGCTCGCCCTGGAGATGGTCGTGGTCGTCGCGATCGTCATGGCGCTCTACGCCTGGCTGCTGCGACGTACGTCGAGGTGGCTGCGGTGA
- a CDS encoding ABC transporter permease, whose product MSAVVGRTVRYLLLLAFAAFFLLPLVALLDFSITDPRTGERTGTAWASLVEDPTLTEAIRTSLTLAVLTVVGMVVLLVPTMVWVRLRIPRATRLVEFLCLLPLTIPALVIVVGLSNVYAWVDYLVGDSPLTLTFIYVVLVLPYAYRSVDVALSAIDSTTLSEAARSLGAGWTTVIIRVIVPNIWPGVLGAAFISIALVLGEYTVASLLNFDTLPVVLVLLQKSDAPASMAAALASILFAALLLVGLSLLDRRRPTSGRT is encoded by the coding sequence GTGAGCGCCGTCGTGGGCCGCACGGTCCGCTACCTGCTCCTGCTCGCGTTCGCGGCGTTCTTCCTGCTGCCGCTGGTCGCGCTGCTCGACTTCAGCATCACCGACCCGCGCACGGGGGAGCGCACCGGCACGGCGTGGGCCTCGCTGGTCGAGGACCCGACCCTGACCGAGGCGATCCGCACCTCGCTGACGCTCGCGGTGCTCACGGTCGTCGGCATGGTCGTGCTGCTCGTGCCGACGATGGTCTGGGTCCGGCTGCGGATCCCGCGCGCGACCCGCCTGGTGGAGTTCCTCTGCCTGCTGCCGCTGACGATCCCGGCGCTGGTCATCGTCGTGGGCCTCAGCAACGTCTACGCGTGGGTCGACTACCTCGTCGGCGACTCCCCGCTCACCCTGACGTTCATCTACGTCGTGCTGGTACTGCCCTACGCCTACCGCTCGGTCGACGTGGCGCTCTCGGCGATCGACTCCACCACGCTGTCCGAGGCGGCCCGCTCGCTCGGCGCGGGCTGGACCACCGTGATCATCCGGGTGATCGTGCCGAACATCTGGCCGGGCGTGCTCGGCGCGGCGTTCATCTCGATCGCGCTGGTGCTCGGGGAGTACACCGTCGCCTCGCTGCTGAACTTCGACACCCTGCCGGTGGTGCTCGTCCTGCTCCAGAAGAGCGACGCCCCGGCCTCGATGGCGGCCGCGCTCGCCTCGATCCTGTTCGCCGCCCTGCTGCTGGTCGGTCTTTCGCTCCTCGACCGCCGCCGCCCCACCTCCGGGAGGACCTGA
- a CDS encoding ABC transporter ATP-binding protein translates to MDPDKDSEKRTTTATGVAVELSGLRRSYGDVHALDGLDLSLAPGEMVVLLGPSGCGKTTALRILAGLERPDAGSVSVGGRDVTGVPPNKRDMGMVFQAYSLFPHLTVLDNVAFGLKLRGRSRAERRRRAGDVLDLVGLGQHADRYAHQLSGGQQQRVALARALAIEPAVLLLDEPLSALDAKVRVQLRDEIRRVQLDVGTTTLFVTHDQEEALAVADRVGVMNAGRLEQIAPPAELYDAPATPFVGSFVGLSNRLPAKVVDGRARVLDATVDVLPGSAAGGSGVALVRPEAVRLEADAAGEGTVAAIAFLGPVSRASVRLGDGTLLIAQLPSSRAAALQVGDRVRIGVEPVPVLVVAD, encoded by the coding sequence ATGGACCCTGACAAGGACTCCGAGAAGCGCACGACGACCGCCACCGGGGTGGCCGTCGAGCTGTCCGGGCTGCGCCGTTCCTACGGCGACGTGCACGCCCTCGACGGTCTCGACCTCAGCCTCGCGCCGGGGGAGATGGTCGTCCTGCTCGGTCCGTCGGGCTGCGGCAAGACCACCGCGCTGCGGATCCTCGCGGGGCTCGAGCGCCCCGACGCCGGCTCGGTCTCGGTCGGTGGCCGCGACGTCACCGGCGTCCCGCCGAACAAGCGCGACATGGGCATGGTCTTCCAGGCCTACAGCCTCTTCCCGCACCTCACGGTGCTCGACAACGTCGCCTTCGGGCTGAAGCTGCGGGGCCGCTCGCGCGCCGAGCGGCGCCGCCGCGCCGGGGACGTGCTCGACCTCGTCGGGCTCGGGCAGCACGCCGACCGCTACGCCCACCAGCTCTCCGGCGGTCAGCAGCAGCGCGTCGCGCTGGCCCGGGCGCTCGCCATCGAGCCGGCGGTGCTGCTGCTCGACGAGCCGCTCTCCGCGCTCGACGCCAAGGTCCGCGTCCAGCTGCGCGACGAGATCCGCCGCGTCCAGCTCGACGTCGGCACCACCACGCTGTTCGTGACCCACGACCAGGAGGAGGCGCTCGCCGTCGCCGACCGGGTCGGGGTGATGAACGCCGGCCGCCTCGAGCAGATCGCGCCGCCGGCCGAGCTGTACGACGCCCCCGCCACGCCCTTCGTCGGCTCGTTCGTCGGGCTGAGCAACCGGCTGCCGGCCAAGGTCGTCGACGGCCGGGCACGGGTGCTCGACGCGACCGTCGACGTGCTGCCCGGCTCGGCTGCCGGCGGCTCCGGGGTCGCGCTGGTCCGCCCCGAGGCGGTGCGGCTCGAGGCCGACGCCGCGGGGGAGGGCACGGTGGCCGCGATCGCGTTCCTCGGCCCGGTCTCCCGGGCGTCGGTGAGGCTCGGCGACGGCACGCTGCTCATCGCGCAGCTGCCGAGCTCGCGGGCCGCCGCCCTCCAGGTCGGGGACCGGGTCCGCATCGGTGTGGAGCCGGTGCCGGTCCTCGTGGTCGCGGACTGA
- a CDS encoding DUF1707 SHOCT-like domain-containing protein yields the protein MESSPEHGPADPSLLRVSDADRHRTAEVLREAAAEGRLDLDELDERLEATYAAKVYRDLVPIVSDLPAVPGAAPGWPTAPAPRPAGGIPQVATRHDLSVAILGGCDRKGAWEVGPTHQAYALMGGVQIDLREAVFTSRETVITCGAFWAGIDIVVNERTQVVMEGIGIMGAFEQGRDKVEARLDADSPIVRVKGIAVMAGVTVVRKGPPKARRKLRGGGRPELP from the coding sequence ATGGAGAGCAGCCCCGAGCACGGACCCGCGGACCCCTCCCTCCTGCGCGTCTCCGACGCCGACCGGCACCGGACGGCGGAGGTGCTCCGTGAGGCGGCTGCCGAGGGGCGGCTCGACCTCGACGAGCTCGACGAGCGGCTGGAGGCGACGTACGCCGCGAAGGTCTACCGCGACCTGGTGCCGATCGTGAGCGACCTGCCCGCGGTCCCCGGCGCGGCCCCGGGGTGGCCGACCGCCCCCGCGCCGCGGCCGGCCGGCGGCATACCGCAGGTCGCCACGCGCCACGACCTCTCCGTGGCGATCCTGGGCGGGTGCGACCGCAAGGGTGCGTGGGAGGTCGGCCCCACGCACCAGGCGTACGCGCTGATGGGCGGGGTGCAGATCGACCTGCGGGAGGCGGTCTTCACCAGCCGGGAGACCGTGATCACCTGTGGTGCGTTCTGGGCGGGGATCGACATCGTCGTCAACGAGCGCACCCAGGTCGTGATGGAGGGGATCGGCATCATGGGTGCCTTCGAGCAGGGCCGCGACAAGGTCGAGGCGCGCCTCGACGCCGACTCGCCGATCGTGCGGGTGAAGGGCATCGCCGTGATGGCCGGCGTCACGGTGGTCCGCAAGGGCCCGCCCAAGGCGCGCCGCAAGCTGAGGGGCGGGGGCCGGCCCGAGCTGCCCTGA
- a CDS encoding ABC transporter ATP-binding protein, translated as MAAITMKNIVKKYGDGFPAVNDVSIDVQDGEFMILVGPSGCGKSTLLRMIVGLEDITSGDMIIGDRRVNDLAPRERNLAMVFQNYALYPHLTVYENIAFPLRLAGAPNDEVDRKVREASKTLELDEHLERKPGNLSGGQRQRVAMGRAIVRDADAFLFDEPLSNLDAKLRGQMRTEIARLQKRLGITTVYVTHDQTEAMTLGDRVAVLKRGVLQQLASPRELYTNPANLFVAGFIGSPPMNFLPVTVTGTSAALPFGDVELPQDKVDRVPEGKLLIAGIRPEHFEDAAVVEDSRRGQGSTFTTKVDVVEWLGNEAYAYIPFEAEGAVRDQLTQLERDLDGDTMRSQLVVSLDGSSRIAEGDDAEIWVDVRHMHLFDPETGDNLTIDLDRAGRVPAKEDPEGTAAAEQVAQGAAAH; from the coding sequence ATGGCTGCCATCACCATGAAGAACATCGTCAAGAAGTACGGCGACGGCTTCCCCGCCGTCAACGACGTCTCGATCGACGTGCAGGACGGCGAGTTCATGATCCTCGTCGGCCCCTCGGGCTGCGGGAAGTCGACCCTGCTGCGGATGATCGTCGGTCTCGAGGACATCACCAGCGGCGACATGATCATCGGGGACCGGCGCGTCAACGACCTCGCCCCGCGCGAGCGCAACCTGGCGATGGTCTTCCAGAACTACGCGCTCTACCCCCACCTGACCGTCTACGAGAACATCGCCTTCCCGCTGCGGCTGGCCGGCGCCCCCAACGACGAGGTCGACCGCAAGGTGCGCGAGGCCTCCAAGACCCTCGAGCTCGACGAGCACCTCGAGCGCAAGCCCGGCAACCTCTCCGGTGGCCAGCGCCAGCGCGTGGCGATGGGCCGCGCGATCGTCCGCGATGCCGACGCGTTCCTCTTCGACGAGCCGCTGTCCAACCTCGACGCCAAGCTGCGCGGGCAGATGCGCACCGAGATCGCCCGGCTGCAGAAGCGGCTCGGGATCACCACCGTGTACGTCACCCACGACCAGACCGAGGCCATGACGCTCGGTGACCGGGTGGCGGTGCTCAAGCGCGGAGTCCTCCAGCAGCTCGCGTCGCCCCGCGAGCTCTACACCAACCCCGCGAACCTGTTCGTGGCCGGCTTCATCGGCTCCCCGCCCATGAACTTCCTGCCGGTCACCGTCACCGGCACCTCCGCCGCGCTGCCCTTCGGCGACGTCGAGCTGCCGCAGGACAAGGTCGACCGGGTGCCCGAGGGCAAGCTGCTCATCGCCGGCATCCGACCCGAGCACTTCGAGGACGCCGCGGTCGTCGAGGACTCCCGGCGCGGCCAGGGCTCCACCTTCACCACCAAGGTCGACGTCGTGGAGTGGCTGGGCAACGAGGCGTACGCCTACATCCCCTTCGAGGCCGAGGGCGCGGTCCGCGACCAGCTCACCCAGCTCGAGCGCGACCTCGACGGCGACACCATGCGCAGCCAGCTCGTGGTCTCCCTTGACGGCTCCAGCCGGATCGCCGAGGGCGACGACGCCGAGATCTGGGTCGACGTGCGGCACATGCACCTCTTCGACCCCGAGACCGGCGACAACCTCACCATCGACCTCGACCGCGCCGGCCGCGTGCCGGCCAAGGAGGACCCCGAGGGCACCGCGGCCGCCGAGCAGGTCGCCCAGGGCGCCGCGGCGCACTAG